The nucleotide sequence ACGGCCAGCAACCACACCATCGACCAGGGCACCGAGGGTCTGACGAGGACGCTGGATGTACTGGACGCCGCAGGTCTGGAACACACCGGTTCCTACCGGACGCAGGCTGAGTCCCGGGGCATTCTCATTCTGCAGACGGAAGCCGCCCGGATCGCCGTCATCACCGGCACCTATGGCCTCAACGGCCAGGTCCCGGAGCAGCCGTGGCAGGTGGATATGCTCGACGCGCCGGCCATGGTCGCAAAGGCCAAAGAGGCCAGGAGCCAGGGCGCGGACATCGTCCTGGCCGCCATGCACGCGGGGGATGAGTACGCCAGCGCCCCCAACGCCCAGCAGCTGGAAGTGGCGCACGCACTGGCTGACAGCGGCCAGTTCACCATGATCTACGGGCACCACACGCACTCGGTGCTCCCGATCGAAAAGTACAAGGGAACCTGGATTGCCTACGGGCTGGGCAACGGGGTGACGGAACTGTCGCCGACGTACGTCGTCAACAACGAGGGCCTGCTGCTGAGGGCACAGTTCAGCCAGGACAGTGCCGGAAGGTGGACCGCATCCGACGTCGCCTGGGCACCGTCGGTTATCGTCAGCGCACCCTACCGCTGGTGCTCCGTGGCCAGTGACGCCCCGCAGGGCGTCTGCTCCACTCCCGCGGCTGACGCCGAAACGCGGCTGCGGACCAGGCAGGTGGTGGAGTCCATGGGCGCGGCGCAGGCCGGAGCCCATGAGTTGCTGGTTACCAAAGATCCTGACAGCAAGGGCCCCTGATACCAAGGCCCTTGATACCAGGGACCCTGACCAGCCGCCTGGTTGCTAGCGGGGGCGGCGGGCCGCGTGCTCGCGGGCGAGGACGGCGTAGCGGTCATCCGGTTCGCCGGGAGTGAAGGTTCCGTACTTGCGTTCGACGGCGGTCCGGATCAGAAAGTCGGCGAGAGCCGGGTTCTTGGGCAGCAGGGAACCGTGCAGGTAGCTGGCCACGATGTTGCGGTACCGTGCGCCCTCGTGGCCGTCGCTGCTGTTGTTGCCCGTTCCCTTCGCCACCGTCCCCAGGGGTTCGACGCCGGGTCCCAGGGTGGTCTGGCCGCTGTGGTTTTCGTAGCCCAGCACCTCCCCGAACTCTGCGGTGGTGACCTTGACGTTGCCGATCAGCCGCTCATCCGTGCCGTGGGTTTCAATGTCCAGGACTCCGATGCCGGGAATGACCGGGCCTGAGCGGGTTTTGAAAAAGCGGCCGAAAAGCTGGTAGAGGCCGCAGATGAGGAGCATGGGCGTGCCGTCCTCGGCCATCCCCTTGAGGAGCCCGGCCCGGGATTGCAGGTCGTCCTGGATGACCAGCTGCCCGCTGTCCTGGCCGCCGCCGCCAAGGATGATGTCCACGTTGTCCGGGAACTCGTCGCCCACGTTGTACTCGAGCAGTTCCGGCGTGTATCCGTGCCATTTCAGCCGCTGCTGCAGCACCAGCGCATTGCCCCAGTCACCGTAGATGTTCATGTCACGCGGATAGAGCTGCAGGACCCGGATGGTGCCCTTGGACGCGTGCGTTCCGGCCGAATCGGGGGTCAAGAGACCACCTCCACTGTGGTGATTTTGGACAGCTCACGGCGGATGGCGAGCATTGAGGTGTAGGTGCAGAAGACGCGCTTCGGCTTGCCCTTCCCCTTGCGGATGAAGTCGGCCAGCGCGGCCGGGATGTCGGTGTTCACGTCTCCGATCTGCACTTCGTCGTACTGCAGGCGCAGCGCCATGTCGTACGCCCGGGAACCGGTGACCTGGTCGACGCCATCCGCCCGCAGGGTGTCGAAGTCCACGTCCCACAGCCAGGACATGTCACGGCCGTCGGCGTAGTTGTCGTTGATGGCGATCATGGTGGCGTAGCCGCCGGAGGGGAACGACTTCAGGCCCAGCCGGAAGCCGCTCGGGTTCTTGACCAGGACCAGGTCCAGCGGGAGCCCGTCCACGGTGAGGCTCTCGCCGCGTCCGAAGGCCGGTGCCACCTCGGACAGGGCCTTCAGCAGGGTTTCATGATCCGGCGTGGCGGCGCCGCCGCCGCAGATGCTGCGGGCGAGGGCCAGCGCGGCAGCGGCGTTGAAGATGTTGTAGACGCCGCGGAGCTTCATCCCGGTGGTGACAGTGACGCCGTCGTACTCAAAATCCGCGTCATCGGCGCCCACGCGGCGGAGGACGACGTCACCCTGCGGGCGTTCCGGCACCGCAGGTGCCGGGCTGCCCGGCCCGGCGCGCAGCTCGTCGTCGCTGGGGAAGGTGCCCAGCAGGGAATCGTCGAGCCCAAAATAGCGGACCTCGGGGCCGTGCAGGGTATCGGCGATCCGTGCCACCCGCGGGTCCTCACGGTTCAGGACCACGGTCCCGGTCGTCTTCGCGGCGATGTGCTGGAGGAGCTGGGCGGTCTTGTCGATTTCCCCGAAGCGGTCCAGCTGGTCACGGAGCACGTTCAGCAGGAGGCTGTAGCGCGGAGGCACGCGGTTGACGAAGTGCACGGCGTGGGCCTCGTCCAGCTCCAGCACGGCGATATCGGCGTCGAGCCGTCCCCGCCAGTCGACGTCGCCGAGCAGGGCGGCGGCCACACCCCGGGTGAAGTTGCTTCCCGTCCGGTTCGTGAACACTTTCAAACCCTGGCTTTCCAGCAGCTCCACCACCATCTTGGTGGTGGTGGTCTTGCCGTTGGTGCCGCTGACGACGGCCACGCCGTGGGGAAGGGTGGACAGGGTCCGCTGCATGAAGCCGGGATCGATTTTTTCGACCACCAAACCGGGGAATGCAGAGCCTCCGCCCCTGAGCCGGGAAACCCGGCGGACGAACTTGCCGAGCGGAACGCTGAGGGAAAACATGCTCTGTAATATATCCCAGCAGCGGCATGCAATGCGGCGGGCGGCAGCTGGCGGGGACGGCGGTACACGCCCGGGACACTATGCTGTTTAGATGACCAATTCCCTTTCCAGCGCCCTTCCGCGCCCGGCCGACGTGCCCGAAAAACCCGGGGCTGGCCTGCGCATCGGTGTTCTGGCGCTCCAGGGCGACTTCCGTGAGCACCTGCGCGCGGTGGAGACCGCCGGCGCCGCCGGGGTGGGTGTCCGCCGCCCCGCGGAGCTCGACGGACTCGACGGGCTCATCATTCCCGGCGGCGAGTCAACGGCCATCGACAAGCTGGCCCGCGCCTTCGACCTCGCCGAACCGCTGCGGCAGCGCATCGCCGAAGGCCTGCCGGTGTACGGCTCCTGCGCGGGCATGATCCTGCTGGCGCACGACATCGCCGACCCCGCCGCCGACCTCGCGGGCAATCCCCAGCAGACGTTCGGCGGCCTGGATATCACTGTGCGCCGCAACGCCTTCGGCCGGCAGCGCGAGTCTTTCGAAACCGACCTCGACTTCAAGGGCCTGGAATTCAGCGCCACCGAACAGGGCGTGGCGCCGGTTCACGCGGTGTTCATCCGGGGCCCCTGGGTGGAACGCGTGGGACCCGGCGTTGAGGTTCTGGCCCAGGTGGAACCCGCCGACCCGGAGCACGCCTCCCACGCGGCCGACCTGCAGGGGACGGCTAGAATTGTTGCAGTGCGTTCAGGCCAGCTGCTGGCCACCTCCTTCCATCCGGAAGTGACGGGCGAGAAGCGCGTGCATGAACTTTTTATCCGCATGATCAGAGGAGAAGCGTAAAGCATGTCAGGCCACTCCAAATGGGCAACGACCAAGCACAAGAAAGCCGTCATCGACGCCCGCCGTGCAAAGTCGTTTGCCAAGCTGATCAAGAACATTGAAGTCGCGGCGCGCATGGGCGGTCCCGACCTCTCCGGCAACCCCGGACTCGAACTTGCGGTCACGAAGGCCAAGAAGACGTCTGTTCCCAACGACAACATCGACCGCGCTATCAAGCGCGGTGCCGGGCTCACCGGTGAAGTCGTTGACTACACGGAGATCATGTACGAATGCCGCGGGCCGCAGGGCTCCGCGCTGCTGATCGAGTGCCTTACCGACAACAAGAACCGCGCGGCATCCGAAGTCCGGCTGGCCATCTCCCGCAACGGCGGCACCATCGCCGACCCCGGCTCCGTCAGCTACCTGTTCACCCGCAAGGGCGTTGTGACGCTGCCCAAGAACGACCTCACCGAGGACGACGTCCTGATGGCGGTGCTGGATGCCGGTGCCGAAGAGGTCAAGGACAACGGGGACACCTTCGAGATCCACTCGGAGCCGAAGGACCTGCAGGCCGTCCGCGACGCGCTTAAGGAAGCCGAGATCGAATATGACACCGACGAGGCCGAGTTCGTGCCCTCCATGGAGGTGCCGCTGGATCTGGACGCCGCCAAGAAGTTCATGAAGCTCGTGGACGCCCTTGAGGACCTCGACGACGTCCAGAACGTCTACAGCAACGCTGACCTCAGCGACGAAGTTCAGGCAGCCCTGGAAGCCGAGTGATTTCCCGCGTAGCGTACCGGGGCGGTTGCACGTGACGCTGCGCGTACTGGGCATCGACCCCGGACTGACCCGCTGCGGCATCGGCGTAGTCGACGTCGAAAAGAACCGCCGAGCCACAATGGTGGCAGTCGGCGTAGTGGGCACCTCCCCGGAGGAGACGCTCGACCAGCGGCTGCTGGTGATCGCCCTCGCCGTCGACGACTGGCTCGACCGCTATGAGCCGGACGTGCTGGCGGTGGAACGGGTGTTCTCGCAGATGAACGTCAGCACGGTCATGGGCGTGGCGCAGGCCTCCGGCGTCGTCATCGCCGCCGCTGCCCGGCGCGGCATACCGGTGGCGCTGCACACGCCGTCGGAGGTGAAGGCGGCCGTGACCGGCAGCGGCTCCTCGAACAAGGACGCGGTCACCAAGCTCGTCACCAAGATTCTCAGGCTGGACGCCCCGCCGCGGCCCGCGGACGCGGCGGATGCCCTGGCCCTTGCCATTACGCACGCCTGGCGGGCCGGCAGCGGTGCCTCGATAGCGGGCAGCAGTGCTGGCGCGACCCGCGGTTCAGGCAACCAGTCGCTGAC is from Arthrobacter sp. QXT-31 and encodes:
- a CDS encoding YebC/PmpR family DNA-binding transcriptional regulator, with protein sequence MSGHSKWATTKHKKAVIDARRAKSFAKLIKNIEVAARMGGPDLSGNPGLELAVTKAKKTSVPNDNIDRAIKRGAGLTGEVVDYTEIMYECRGPQGSALLIECLTDNKNRAASEVRLAISRNGGTIADPGSVSYLFTRKGVVTLPKNDLTEDDVLMAVLDAGAEEVKDNGDTFEIHSEPKDLQAVRDALKEAEIEYDTDEAEFVPSMEVPLDLDAAKKFMKLVDALEDLDDVQNVYSNADLSDEVQAALEAE
- a CDS encoding type 1 glutamine amidotransferase, which gives rise to MTPDSAGTHASKGTIRVLQLYPRDMNIYGDWGNALVLQQRLKWHGYTPELLEYNVGDEFPDNVDIILGGGGQDSGQLVIQDDLQSRAGLLKGMAEDGTPMLLICGLYQLFGRFFKTRSGPVIPGIGVLDIETHGTDERLIGNVKVTTAEFGEVLGYENHSGQTTLGPGVEPLGTVAKGTGNNSSDGHEGARYRNIVASYLHGSLLPKNPALADFLIRTAVERKYGTFTPGEPDDRYAVLAREHAARRPR
- the ruvC gene encoding crossover junction endodeoxyribonuclease RuvC — translated: MTLRVLGIDPGLTRCGIGVVDVEKNRRATMVAVGVVGTSPEETLDQRLLVIALAVDDWLDRYEPDVLAVERVFSQMNVSTVMGVAQASGVVIAAAARRGIPVALHTPSEVKAAVTGSGSSNKDAVTKLVTKILRLDAPPRPADAADALALAITHAWRAGSGASIAGSSAGATRGSGNQSLTPAQRAWAEAEAKARRAR
- a CDS encoding CapA family protein; translation: MGKKNVRVRAVQAAAAALLMAALASCGVVADQATAPPPPPSTPQAAAPTPSATPTPTPGSGPACKAVRCTSVLVTGDMLVHTQLWQQAHEDAVAGGVKGLDFGPLLEGQRRYIEQSDVAVCHQETPVALPGGPFSAYPSFNVPPQIAAAAKAVGYRACTTASNHTIDQGTEGLTRTLDVLDAAGLEHTGSYRTQAESRGILILQTEAARIAVITGTYGLNGQVPEQPWQVDMLDAPAMVAKAKEARSQGADIVLAAMHAGDEYASAPNAQQLEVAHALADSGQFTMIYGHHTHSVLPIEKYKGTWIAYGLGNGVTELSPTYVVNNEGLLLRAQFSQDSAGRWTASDVAWAPSVIVSAPYRWCSVASDAPQGVCSTPAADAETRLRTRQVVESMGAAQAGAHELLVTKDPDSKGP
- a CDS encoding Mur ligase family protein, yielding MFSLSVPLGKFVRRVSRLRGGGSAFPGLVVEKIDPGFMQRTLSTLPHGVAVVSGTNGKTTTTKMVVELLESQGLKVFTNRTGSNFTRGVAAALLGDVDWRGRLDADIAVLELDEAHAVHFVNRVPPRYSLLLNVLRDQLDRFGEIDKTAQLLQHIAAKTTGTVVLNREDPRVARIADTLHGPEVRYFGLDDSLLGTFPSDDELRAGPGSPAPAVPERPQGDVVLRRVGADDADFEYDGVTVTTGMKLRGVYNIFNAAAALALARSICGGGAATPDHETLLKALSEVAPAFGRGESLTVDGLPLDLVLVKNPSGFRLGLKSFPSGGYATMIAINDNYADGRDMSWLWDVDFDTLRADGVDQVTGSRAYDMALRLQYDEVQIGDVNTDIPAALADFIRKGKGKPKRVFCTYTSMLAIRRELSKITTVEVVS
- the pdxT gene encoding pyridoxal 5'-phosphate synthase glutaminase subunit PdxT, with protein sequence MTNSLSSALPRPADVPEKPGAGLRIGVLALQGDFREHLRAVETAGAAGVGVRRPAELDGLDGLIIPGGESTAIDKLARAFDLAEPLRQRIAEGLPVYGSCAGMILLAHDIADPAADLAGNPQQTFGGLDITVRRNAFGRQRESFETDLDFKGLEFSATEQGVAPVHAVFIRGPWVERVGPGVEVLAQVEPADPEHASHAADLQGTARIVAVRSGQLLATSFHPEVTGEKRVHELFIRMIRGEA